TTAATTCTAACATTGCCGCAGCGCATTCCGGAACTGTCATGCCGTTTGGGCATGGTGTGCCTACCCCCGGCGCTGCAGCAGGATCAAGCACATCGATGTCAAAACTTAAGTGCACTTTATCTGCGCGTCCAGCAAGATATTTGATGCTCTCTCGGATCACTTTGCGGATGCCCAACCGGCGGATATCTGCCATGGGGTAAAGCTTGATGCCGTACTCCCGGATCAGCTGCTTCTCACCCCAGTCAAAAGAGCGCGCTCCAATGATCACCACATTTTCCGGTTTCACTTTTGGGTAAAAGCCACCGATATTGACTAACTTCGGGTGTCCCAAGCCGAGGCTGGCCGCCAAAGGCATGCCGTGGATGCGGCCGGAGGGTGTTGTTTCGATTGTATTTAAGTCGGGGTGGGCATCGAGCCAGATTACTCCCAGGTTATCGGAACCAGCAGCTGCTGCGGCAACTGAGCCGATGCTGATGCTGTGATCCCCTCCCAGGACAATTGGAAATGCGCTGCCCTGTTTGAAGATGCAGCCAAGTCTTGCATACAGCTCTTGGCTGACCTTGACTACACTGGCAAGATTCTTAAGTGAAGTTGGTTCGGATCCAATGCTTCCATTCTCAGTGGCGGTCCTGATATTGCCCCAATCTGTTACCACATACCCTAAGGCCTCCAGTTTGCCAATCAAACCGGCATT
The nucleotide sequence above comes from Bacillota bacterium. Encoded proteins:
- the rocF gene encoding arginase, which codes for MAKTIAILGVPSQAGQDEDGADRGPQALRNAGLIGKLEALGYVVTDWGNIRTATENGSIGSEPTSLKNLASVVKVSQELYARLGCIFKQGSAFPIVLGGDHSISIGSVAAAAAGSDNLGVIWLDAHPDLNTIETTPSGRIHGMPLAASLGLGHPKLVNIGGFYPKVKPENVVIIGARSFDWGEKQLIREYGIKLYPMADIRRLGIRKVIRESIKYLAGRADKVHLSFDIDVLDPAAAPGVGTPCPNGMTVPECAAAMLELSRADIITSMDIVELNPRLDQNQQTASAAVALAAQLFHKDAGRAQIASFA